The following are encoded together in the Candidatus Woesebacteria bacterium genome:
- a CDS encoding DUF3800 domain-containing protein, translating to MAYVFIDESGDLGFNFQKKGTSSYFVITLLFSSTKRSVEKVVKKTFRSLPAKVQQKHTGCLHAVNEKPKTRIKLLSLLNKQDISIVTIYLNKKKVYTRLQDEKHVLYNYVTNILLDRVYSKKLIPTKGQIQLIASQRETNKFLNANFKQYLENQAKNNHKLNITIEIRPSHSEKGLQAVDFACWAIYRKIERGDSSYINIINSRIIEESPLFP from the coding sequence ATGGCATACGTTTTTATCGACGAAAGTGGAGATTTGGGATTTAATTTCCAGAAAAAGGGAACTTCAAGCTATTTTGTGATAACTCTTTTATTTAGCTCTACCAAACGTTCTGTTGAAAAAGTAGTCAAAAAAACATTCAGAAGTTTACCCGCTAAGGTACAGCAAAAACATACAGGCTGTCTACATGCTGTGAACGAAAAACCAAAAACTCGCATTAAACTGCTGAGTCTTCTCAACAAACAAGACATCTCAATAGTCACGATATATCTTAATAAGAAAAAGGTCTATACCAGATTACAAGATGAGAAACACGTTCTCTATAATTACGTAACAAATATTTTACTAGATAGAGTCTATTCAAAGAAGCTGATTCCAACCAAAGGCCAAATACAATTAATCGCTTCTCAGAGAGAAACAAATAAGTTTCTTAATGCAAATTTTAAACAGTACTTAGAAAATCAGGCTAAAAATAATCACAAGCTAAATATTACTATTGAAATAAGACCATCCCACTCAGAAAAGGGTTTGCAAGCTGTCGATTTTGCATGTTGGGCAATTTACCGAAAAATTGAAAGGGGTGATTCTAGCTACATCAATATAATTAATAGCAGAATAATAGAAGAAAGCCCGTTGTTTCCTTAA
- a CDS encoding nucleotide pyrophosphohydrolase, with protein sequence MQKLTAKIIKFRDARDWKQFHNPKDVSLSLVLEATEVMEHFQWKSNEEIVEYVKTHKEEISEELADVMYWILLLSHDQNINIFSALKKKIRKNELKYPVKKAKGNAKKYTELEKL encoded by the coding sequence ATCCAGAAACTGACTGCGAAAATTATTAAATTTCGAGATGCTAGAGATTGGAAACAATTTCATAACCCCAAAGACGTTTCGCTCTCTTTGGTGCTAGAGGCCACAGAAGTTATGGAACATTTCCAATGGAAGAGCAACGAAGAAATAGTTGAGTATGTCAAAACTCACAAAGAAGAAATTTCAGAGGAATTGGCCGATGTAATGTACTGGATACTTTTGTTGAGCCATGATCAAAACATAAACATATTTAGTGCCTTAAAAAAGAAAATTAGAAAAAATGAGCTAAAGTATCCCGTAAAAAAAGCTAAGGGAAATGCAAAAAAATATACTGAGTTAGAAAAATTATGA
- a CDS encoding DUF2075 domain-containing protein, with protein sequence MIVYSSTKRNFNLDVTTNQIEKSILSSFVRELGHSTGKSEVASWRNSMLYMNNIVSDPEIPDDTGVAIEYKIPRTTKRIDFILTGANSEHKKTAILIELKQWSDGVAISDKDGIVSTKFFGEVNHPSYQIWSYAMLLKDYNSNVQEQDIALKPCAYLHNYDRDNNDGDTVIENEFYNEYLTKAPVFLREDMLKLQTFIKKYVKYGDNGDVIYAIENGKIRPSKALADSLSSMLEGNKEFILIDDQKLVYETALKLARESNESNKNVLIVEGGPGTGKSVVAINLLTELTNRGQVTQYVTRNSAPREVYQIKLTGKFTKSRISNLFSSSGSFYNIEQNTFDSLIIDEAHRLNEKSGLFNHLGENQIKELISAAKFSVFFIDEDQRVTLKDVGNISDIETTAELLGAKVHNLKLASQFRCNGSDGYLAWVDNTLQIRETANETLEDIDYDFRVLDNPNAVHQLIIENNNDNKSRVLAGYCWNWVSKNSPELKDIIIGDYKATWNLNKHGQAWIIHPDSVNEVGCIHTSQGLELDYVGVIIGPDLVIRDNEVITDASKRARTDKSIFGYKKMLNQNPVKAREITDMIIKNTYRTLMTRGMKGCYVYCTDTETQEYFRNKLRSKKTAGTDYGSIPSGVSVNTDK encoded by the coding sequence ATGATCGTTTACTCTTCCACAAAAAGAAACTTCAATCTAGATGTTACGACAAATCAAATCGAAAAGTCTATATTGTCATCTTTTGTAAGAGAATTAGGGCATTCAACGGGTAAATCAGAAGTCGCATCATGGAGAAACTCCATGCTATATATGAACAATATTGTTTCGGATCCTGAAATTCCTGATGATACAGGAGTAGCAATTGAGTATAAAATTCCACGGACGACAAAAAGAATTGACTTCATATTAACTGGTGCAAATTCCGAACATAAAAAAACCGCCATACTCATCGAACTAAAACAGTGGAGCGATGGTGTTGCGATATCCGACAAAGATGGAATTGTAAGTACGAAGTTTTTCGGAGAAGTTAATCATCCCTCTTATCAAATATGGTCTTATGCAATGCTTTTGAAGGATTACAATTCCAATGTACAGGAACAAGACATTGCACTAAAACCATGTGCTTATCTACACAACTATGATCGTGACAATAATGACGGTGACACTGTCATTGAAAATGAATTTTATAACGAATATCTTACTAAAGCACCTGTTTTCTTAAGGGAAGACATGCTGAAACTTCAAACATTTATCAAAAAATATGTGAAATATGGAGATAATGGAGATGTTATATATGCAATCGAAAACGGGAAGATACGTCCATCAAAAGCGCTTGCCGACAGTTTATCTTCAATGCTTGAGGGTAACAAGGAGTTTATTTTAATTGACGATCAAAAACTAGTATACGAAACCGCATTGAAGCTTGCCAGAGAATCAAATGAAAGCAACAAGAATGTTTTGATAGTGGAAGGTGGACCGGGAACTGGCAAGTCAGTAGTTGCGATTAACTTACTCACTGAATTAACCAATCGTGGACAAGTAACACAGTACGTAACCAGAAATTCTGCACCTCGTGAAGTCTATCAGATTAAACTAACTGGGAAATTTACAAAATCTAGGATATCGAATTTATTTAGTTCATCTGGATCTTTTTACAACATTGAACAAAATACATTTGATTCTCTGATCATAGATGAAGCTCACAGACTTAATGAAAAGTCTGGATTATTTAACCATCTTGGTGAAAATCAAATCAAAGAACTAATTAGTGCTGCAAAATTTAGTGTCTTTTTCATAGACGAGGACCAAAGAGTAACTTTAAAAGACGTCGGTAATATTTCAGATATCGAAACTACCGCTGAACTACTCGGGGCAAAAGTACATAATCTTAAGTTAGCTTCTCAATTTCGCTGTAACGGATCAGATGGATATCTTGCATGGGTCGATAATACGCTACAAATTCGAGAAACGGCAAACGAAACACTAGAAGATATTGATTATGATTTTAGAGTATTAGACAATCCGAATGCTGTTCATCAATTAATTATTGAAAATAATAATGATAATAAATCCCGAGTGCTTGCAGGATACTGCTGGAATTGGGTAAGTAAAAATTCCCCAGAGTTGAAGGACATAATCATTGGTGATTACAAAGCCACTTGGAACCTTAATAAACACGGTCAAGCCTGGATTATTCATCCTGATTCCGTCAATGAGGTAGGGTGTATTCACACATCTCAAGGCCTTGAACTTGACTATGTTGGGGTTATCATTGGCCCAGATCTAGTAATTCGCGATAACGAAGTTATAACTGATGCAAGTAAACGGGCAAGAACTGATAAATCCATCTTTGGATATAAAAAGATGTTGAATCAAAATCCTGTAAAAGCCCGAGAAATCACTGACATGATAATTAAAAACACTTATCGAACTCTGATGACAAGAGGCATGAAGGGTTGCTATGTTTATTGCACAGACACAGAAACACAAGAGTATTTTCGCAATAAACTTAGATCAAAAAAAACAGCTGGTACTGATTACGGAAGTATTCCATCAGGTGTTTCCGTTAACACTGATAAGTAG
- the radC gene encoding DNA repair protein RadC has translation MTKKTIQKHIGEGHRKRLRDKFLNAGLDGFLDYEVVELLLTLGTPRKDCKQPAKEAVKKFKGLLGVLDSSLEELQQIKGIGPSNAFGIKLFQAVSKRYTKEKLTPTTLLNSPQSIFEYLRERIGKEKKEHFSIMCLDTRSNLIIEDVSVGILNASLVHPREVFKKAILNNSSYVVLAHNHPSGDPTPSSDDIITTRRLVESGKILGITVVDHLIITKNEFVSLKEKGFIQ, from the coding sequence ATGACCAAAAAAACTATTCAAAAGCATATTGGAGAAGGCCACCGAAAAAGACTGAGGGATAAATTTTTAAACGCTGGTCTTGACGGATTTTTGGATTATGAAGTTGTTGAATTACTACTAACTCTTGGCACCCCTAGAAAAGATTGTAAACAACCCGCAAAAGAAGCAGTAAAAAAATTCAAAGGACTACTGGGTGTATTGGATTCATCACTGGAGGAATTGCAACAAATAAAAGGTATTGGACCTTCAAACGCATTTGGAATCAAGCTATTTCAAGCAGTGTCTAAACGATACACTAAAGAAAAACTTACACCCACAACACTTCTTAATTCACCGCAATCAATATTTGAATATTTAAGAGAGCGAATAGGGAAAGAAAAAAAAGAACACTTTTCAATTATGTGTCTCGACACTCGCAGTAATTTAATCATCGAAGACGTATCAGTTGGAATTCTCAATGCCAGCCTTGTCCATCCTCGTGAGGTTTTCAAAAAAGCAATTCTCAATAATTCATCTTATGTTGTACTTGCACACAATCACCCGTCTGGTGATCCAACTCCGTCCAGTGATGATATTATAACTACGAGAAGACTTGTTGAATCCGGCAAGATTCTTGGCATTACAGTTGTCGATCATCTAATTATTACTAAAAATGAATTTGTCAGCTTGAAAGAGAAAGGCTTCATTCAATAG